A section of the Bacillus pumilus genome encodes:
- a CDS encoding RNA polymerase sigma factor — MDTLKDSELYHKIKIDRHKPSLEVLYDRYERVLYSFIYKMTGSRELAEEVLQEVFIKLWRGIGEYHTDKGKFSSWLFMMSRNTAIDLLRKNRNETALEDEHIEYLADHQEDVSKEVEWNEEKQIIREAVSTLSKEQQTIIEDVYFKGMTQKSIAEKLGIPIGTVKGRVRLSLKHLRTRLSRGGKEEEA; from the coding sequence ATGGATACACTGAAAGATTCTGAGCTGTATCACAAGATCAAAATTGATCGTCACAAGCCTTCGCTTGAAGTGCTATATGATCGCTATGAACGTGTGTTATATTCGTTTATTTATAAAATGACTGGAAGCCGTGAGCTTGCGGAGGAAGTGCTTCAAGAAGTCTTTATCAAGCTCTGGCGCGGGATAGGAGAATATCATACGGATAAAGGTAAATTCTCCTCGTGGTTATTCATGATGTCACGCAACACAGCCATTGATCTCCTAAGAAAGAACAGGAACGAAACGGCACTAGAAGATGAGCATATTGAATATTTAGCCGATCATCAAGAAGATGTATCAAAGGAAGTCGAATGGAACGAGGAAAAACAAATTATACGTGAAGCAGTATCTACATTGTCAAAAGAACAGCAAACCATCATAGAAGATGTCTATTTTAAAGGAATGACACAAAAAAGTATTGCTGAAAAGCTAGGCATCCCCATTGGAACGGTGAAGGGAAGGGTTCGATTGTCATTGAAGCACTTACGGACGAGACTGTCTCGCGGAGGAAAGGAGGAAGAGGCATGA
- a CDS encoding TIGR01777 family oxidoreductase — MNIAITGGTGFIGQHVMKVLAAEGHHLYILTRNAKESEQNHLHYVQWLTEGAAPEHELPAIDVWINLAGKSIFTRWTDKAKEGILSSRIQSTQEVRRIIEAHESKPSVLIQASAVGIYGTSLTGDFTEESPPADTDFLSHTSKLWEAEGQKIEALGIRTVYTRFGVVLGEKGTLPLMTLPYKLFAGGTIGSGSQWVSWVHVEDVAHLIAYAIHNVDISGPLNVTSPNPVQMKQLGQTIASALHRPHWLKVPSFVIRTALGEMSLLVLEGQRALPKKALLSSYDFLHPELKEAILHSKE; from the coding sequence TTGAATATCGCCATCACCGGAGGAACCGGTTTTATCGGGCAGCACGTCATGAAAGTGCTCGCTGCTGAAGGACATCATCTATATATTTTAACAAGAAATGCAAAGGAATCCGAACAAAATCATTTACACTATGTGCAGTGGCTGACAGAAGGTGCTGCGCCTGAGCATGAATTGCCTGCGATTGATGTCTGGATTAACCTTGCTGGAAAATCCATTTTCACCCGCTGGACAGACAAGGCAAAAGAAGGCATTCTCTCTAGCCGTATTCAATCCACACAAGAAGTGAGACGCATTATAGAAGCGCATGAATCGAAACCTTCTGTGCTCATTCAAGCAAGTGCTGTCGGCATTTATGGCACGTCTCTAACAGGAGATTTTACAGAGGAATCACCTCCTGCGGATACTGATTTCTTAAGTCATACATCTAAACTTTGGGAAGCTGAGGGGCAAAAGATTGAAGCACTCGGCATTCGTACGGTCTACACACGCTTCGGCGTCGTATTAGGAGAAAAAGGGACACTGCCACTGATGACACTGCCATATAAACTATTTGCGGGCGGAACGATTGGCTCCGGCTCGCAATGGGTTTCATGGGTTCATGTCGAAGATGTAGCACACCTCATTGCTTATGCCATACACAATGTCGACATCTCAGGTCCACTCAATGTCACATCACCGAATCCTGTTCAAATGAAGCAGCTCGGACAAACGATTGCATCTGCCCTTCACCGCCCTCACTGGCTGAAGGTCCCATCCTTTGTCATTCGAACGGCACTTGGCGAAATGTCATTACTTGTTTTAGAAGGTCAGCGTGCGCTGCCGAAGAAGGCATTGCTTTCTTCTTATGACTTTTTGCATCCTGAATTAAAAGAAGCGATTTTGCATTCAAAGGAATAA
- a CDS encoding anti-sigma factor: MTQCKHQVIDYFNGHIQGEEKAQFEEHLKNCSACKEELEELTSLMSDIPFLAVDQTPPAGMKDRILSKVFEEETVEEKNSHRKEFKAAREQNEIKPLQKKRNQWLLPLVAALLLISAAGNVYFLSNGKEQAEEPVRVVATKSLASAASPKTTGAFSVIEHNGKKELVVSADGLKDQLDSSAVYQVWLIKGDQPIPAGAFKTDNKGEGTVTYALSEKEASESWDTVAVTLEPKKDNKLPQGPVVLSAAF; the protein is encoded by the coding sequence ATGACTCAGTGTAAACATCAAGTGATTGATTATTTCAACGGACATATCCAAGGAGAAGAAAAAGCACAATTTGAAGAGCACCTCAAGAACTGCTCAGCTTGCAAAGAAGAGCTTGAAGAATTGACATCGCTCATGTCTGACATTCCATTTCTAGCAGTTGACCAAACACCTCCGGCAGGGATGAAAGACCGTATTTTATCCAAGGTGTTTGAGGAAGAGACAGTCGAAGAAAAGAATAGCCATAGGAAAGAGTTCAAGGCAGCACGTGAACAAAACGAGATCAAACCACTACAAAAGAAACGAAATCAATGGCTCTTGCCGCTCGTTGCCGCACTGCTTCTCATTTCAGCAGCTGGAAACGTGTATTTCTTATCGAATGGAAAAGAACAGGCGGAAGAACCTGTCAGGGTTGTAGCGACAAAATCACTGGCATCAGCCGCATCACCAAAAACAACGGGTGCTTTCTCAGTGATTGAACATAACGGCAAAAAAGAGTTGGTTGTGAGTGCAGATGGATTAAAGGATCAGCTTGATTCATCTGCTGTTTATCAAGTGTGGCTCATTAAAGGCGATCAGCCGATACCAGCTGGTGCCTTTAAAACAGATAACAAAGGAGAAGGAACCGTCACCTATGCGTTATCTGAAAAAGAAGCGAGCGAATCATGGGATACCGTGGCAGTCACTCTTGAACCAAAAAAGGATAACAAGCTGCCGCAAGGACCTGTCGTACTAAGCGCTGCTTTTTAA
- a CDS encoding MarR family transcriptional regulator: MEYNIHDTTVLKEEILSPEEKKTWVLYMKVLTAAGLGDVSEWMKLDMSMPQMKVLMLLNNHGSLKVSEIAEKMGASLSNMTGLLDRLEQSKFVERKHSERDRRIIVVELTEEAKNIFRSIYQKGHEKIKNSLQRLNDGEKEKVNEGLAILEKALRPERG, encoded by the coding sequence GTGGAATATAATATTCATGACACCACCGTATTAAAAGAAGAGATTCTATCTCCAGAGGAAAAAAAGACATGGGTGCTTTATATGAAAGTACTCACAGCTGCAGGTCTTGGAGATGTGTCAGAATGGATGAAGCTCGATATGAGTATGCCTCAAATGAAGGTGCTCATGCTGCTCAATAACCATGGCTCTCTCAAGGTATCCGAAATCGCTGAAAAAATGGGCGCTTCTTTGTCCAATATGACAGGTCTGCTTGACCGGTTAGAACAATCTAAATTTGTTGAACGAAAGCACTCTGAGCGTGACCGGAGAATCATTGTCGTCGAACTAACTGAAGAAGCGAAAAATATTTTCAGAAGCATTTATCAAAAAGGACACGAAAAAATCAAAAACTCCCTGCAACGGCTCAATGACGGGGAAAAAGAAAAAGTCAACGAAGGGCTGGCTATTTTAGAAAAAGCACTGCGTCCTGAACGCGGCTAA
- a CDS encoding YfhE family protein has product MKKKEHQPTSKLKKTQEVLYQQEFKKAERAAEKRNK; this is encoded by the coding sequence ATGAAGAAAAAAGAACACCAGCCAACTTCAAAGCTGAAGAAAACCCAGGAAGTCCTGTATCAGCAAGAATTCAAAAAAGCGGAAAGAGCAGCAGAAAAAAGAAACAAATAA
- the mprF gene encoding bifunctional lysylphosphatidylglycerol flippase/synthetase MprF, giving the protein MWNKKTGMTILKMLFPIVIILVLIFVAKKELSGLSIKKTFYIIDSLNRMDLFILVFLGLVAVLSMSLYDFILRKSLNMPISGWKTIRISWIANSFNSVLGFGGLSGAGLRTLLYKEYITDTKKLLKGIALLTSSVLLGLSIFSDLILVRVLPVESIISQEPWLWAFVIIFACIVPIYIIMASIRKSSIEGGESGLKHPIYAYIGASFLEWLAAGLVMYMAVVSMGMNVDVRIVLGIFAIASIGGLISMVPGGFGSFDLIFLLSMQYIGFDKEMVLTALVLYRFVYSIFPFILGLCLAAYDLTGTTLRRLEGNPRMAPAVETTNVLIVLHRALLIRLLYGSLSILTFGSGLLIMASVVLPVDRLGVITSIPRFLLSGFNGLSLMFGIILMVLSIEVYKRTKRSYVLTMIALAGGFVFTLLKGFNLSLIFILPVIMAVFFSLRNQFVKQQAPYSLYQFVAAAAGYLLVLFNYNVIGNFIWTKIGHFLSKDYLVHNERHITMTSMIALIGVPLFFFISKLIFNKKAFPIGEKADEEKLKTFLEEKGGNALSHLGFLGDKKLFFSSDGEAMLQFGRIGRCVIVLGDPSGRKASYPLVLEEFLQQTEKAGYRVAFYQVEREGMALYHDLGFHFFKLGEEAMVDLETFSLSGKKKSNLRAVANKFEREGYTFDMLEPPFSDEFISTLKQISDSWLGKKKEKGFSLGYFQEDYLQKAPIAILKDEQGEIISFVSLMPMYQEGEISIDLMRHMHDAPNGMMDALFIHLFQWAKEKGYKSFNMGMAPLSNVGTFHQSFLTERLASVIFNNVRFMYSFSGLRSFKQKYKPEWRGKYLAYKKNTSLPVTMVLVTKLIGMDPNRNRRP; this is encoded by the coding sequence ATGTGGAACAAAAAAACGGGTATGACGATCTTAAAAATGCTTTTTCCGATCGTGATTATCCTTGTCTTAATTTTTGTCGCCAAGAAGGAACTGAGCGGCCTTTCCATTAAAAAAACGTTTTATATCATTGACAGCTTGAATCGAATGGACTTGTTTATTCTTGTCTTTCTTGGTCTTGTCGCAGTGTTATCTATGTCCTTATATGATTTTATTTTACGAAAAAGCCTGAATATGCCGATTAGCGGCTGGAAAACGATTCGCATTTCTTGGATTGCGAACTCCTTCAACAGTGTCCTTGGGTTCGGTGGTTTATCAGGAGCAGGGCTTAGAACACTTCTATACAAGGAGTACATAACCGACACGAAAAAACTACTCAAAGGCATTGCCCTTTTGACCTCCTCTGTCCTTTTGGGCTTATCTATTTTCAGCGACCTGATCTTGGTGAGGGTGCTTCCTGTTGAAAGTATTATCAGCCAAGAGCCGTGGCTATGGGCCTTTGTGATTATCTTTGCCTGTATCGTGCCCATTTACATTATTATGGCATCCATTCGAAAAAGCTCGATTGAGGGCGGTGAAAGCGGACTGAAGCATCCGATTTACGCTTACATCGGTGCATCGTTTTTAGAATGGCTGGCAGCTGGTCTCGTTATGTATATGGCTGTGGTCTCTATGGGGATGAATGTCGATGTTCGGATTGTTTTAGGTATATTTGCGATTGCGTCAATTGGCGGTTTAATCAGTATGGTTCCGGGCGGATTTGGTTCTTTTGATCTTATCTTTTTACTGAGCATGCAGTACATTGGGTTTGATAAAGAGATGGTACTGACTGCGCTCGTTTTGTACCGCTTCGTGTACTCGATCTTCCCGTTTATCCTAGGGCTTTGTCTAGCTGCTTACGATTTAACGGGAACGACGCTTAGACGTCTTGAAGGCAATCCGAGAATGGCACCAGCCGTAGAAACAACGAACGTCTTAATTGTGTTGCACCGTGCTTTATTAATCCGTTTATTGTACGGATCACTATCAATTTTAACCTTCGGAAGCGGCTTGCTTATTATGGCGTCTGTTGTCCTTCCTGTCGATCGATTAGGCGTGATTACGAGTATTCCACGCTTTTTGTTATCAGGTTTTAATGGTCTTTCTTTAATGTTCGGCATTATCCTGATGGTTTTGTCCATTGAAGTGTATAAACGAACGAAAAGATCGTACGTGCTAACAATGATCGCCCTAGCAGGCGGCTTTGTGTTTACTTTGTTAAAAGGATTTAACCTGAGTCTGATCTTTATATTGCCAGTCATCATGGCTGTATTTTTCTCTCTTCGAAATCAATTTGTGAAGCAGCAGGCCCCTTATTCGTTGTATCAGTTTGTGGCGGCTGCCGCTGGTTATTTACTCGTGCTATTTAACTATAATGTCATCGGCAACTTTATTTGGACCAAAATTGGGCATTTCTTGAGTAAGGATTACCTTGTGCATAATGAACGGCATATCACAATGACAAGCATGATTGCGCTCATCGGTGTACCGCTTTTCTTCTTCATTAGTAAATTGATTTTTAATAAAAAAGCATTTCCGATTGGAGAAAAAGCAGATGAGGAAAAATTAAAAACATTTTTAGAAGAAAAGGGTGGCAATGCCCTTAGTCATCTTGGCTTTTTAGGCGATAAAAAATTATTTTTCTCAAGTGATGGAGAGGCGATGCTTCAATTTGGGCGCATTGGCCGCTGCGTCATTGTGCTCGGAGATCCTTCTGGGCGTAAAGCATCCTATCCACTTGTGCTAGAAGAGTTTTTACAGCAGACAGAAAAAGCAGGCTATCGCGTCGCTTTTTATCAAGTAGAACGGGAAGGGATGGCGCTCTACCATGACTTAGGCTTTCATTTCTTTAAGCTTGGAGAAGAAGCCATGGTCGATTTAGAAACGTTCTCTCTCTCCGGTAAGAAAAAATCAAATTTACGGGCTGTGGCCAATAAGTTTGAACGAGAAGGCTATACGTTTGACATGCTGGAACCGCCTTTTTCAGACGAGTTCATCTCAACGTTAAAACAGATTTCTGATAGCTGGCTCGGAAAGAAAAAAGAAAAAGGATTTTCGCTCGGCTATTTTCAAGAAGATTATCTTCAAAAAGCACCAATTGCGATCCTGAAGGATGAACAAGGGGAGATCATTTCTTTTGTGTCACTTATGCCGATGTATCAAGAAGGGGAGATATCCATCGACCTGATGCGTCATATGCATGATGCACCGAACGGGATGATGGATGCGCTGTTTATCCACCTTTTTCAATGGGCGAAAGAAAAAGGCTACAAATCCTTTAACATGGGAATGGCGCCTCTATCAAATGTAGGAACATTTCATCAGTCCTTTCTCACGGAGCGTTTGGCGAGTGTTATTTTCAACAACGTCAGATTTATGTACAGCTTCAGCGGATTACGCTCGTTTAAACAGAAATATAAACCTGAATGGCGCGGAAAATATTTAGCGTATAAAAAGAATACATCATTACCTGTCACAATGGTGCTTGTCACCAAGCTGATTGGGATGGACCCAAATCGCAACCGGCGTCCATAG
- a CDS encoding transcriptional regulator, protein MKINIGQIIKLYRYKQNMTQSELAEGICSVSHLSKIENGSKEANQDTINLLLERLGISQETLSQKARHLLSLLDEFQMNMYFYALDQAEQNAEMIIQHEEQFFSLDLGIQYHLSLFQFYLLSDKQPLALKTHRVLKKFEKTFIETEKEIFEYLDGIHLIQNGQLEEGIKKLESCFSYASVEQSDLYYHYAKALGNMGQLGDALEATHQAMDLYRQKNNFKRIIHCTLIHGVISLELKAFQTAKKYLKEVILHTSLYPDAYIKMTAYFYYGVLLKREGDFSSAVPYLLDSLNYFNQEQIEDRYCETLYEIATLYAEYDRKKALPYIHELLKQPRIQPNCLYMIKIYKLMIEENPLDLKTYLIEAALPYFKHNELHSEYLFALRTLLSYAASELDEHAFMSYTRTLLQHLASYVPYYKKA, encoded by the coding sequence ATGAAAATCAATATCGGGCAAATCATTAAGCTCTACCGGTATAAACAAAATATGACCCAATCTGAATTGGCAGAAGGAATTTGTTCTGTCTCTCATTTAAGTAAAATCGAAAATGGCTCAAAGGAGGCCAATCAAGATACGATCAATTTACTGCTAGAACGACTTGGCATCAGTCAAGAAACGCTGTCACAAAAGGCGCGTCATCTGCTGTCACTCTTGGATGAGTTTCAAATGAATATGTATTTCTATGCACTCGATCAAGCTGAACAAAATGCAGAAATGATCATTCAGCATGAGGAACAGTTCTTTTCGCTCGATTTAGGCATTCAGTATCATTTGTCCTTATTTCAATTTTATTTATTATCGGACAAGCAGCCGCTTGCCTTAAAAACACACCGCGTGCTTAAAAAGTTTGAAAAAACCTTTATTGAAACGGAAAAAGAGATATTTGAATATCTAGATGGCATTCATCTTATTCAAAATGGTCAGCTTGAAGAAGGCATAAAGAAACTTGAGAGCTGCTTTTCTTACGCGTCTGTTGAACAAAGTGACCTGTATTATCACTATGCAAAAGCACTTGGAAACATGGGACAACTTGGTGATGCGCTTGAAGCAACCCATCAAGCGATGGATTTATATAGACAAAAGAACAATTTCAAACGGATTATTCACTGCACACTCATTCATGGCGTGATCTCACTGGAACTAAAAGCCTTTCAAACGGCGAAGAAATATTTAAAAGAAGTGATTTTGCACACATCCCTTTATCCTGATGCCTATATTAAAATGACCGCTTATTTTTATTACGGCGTGCTCTTAAAACGGGAAGGTGATTTCTCTTCAGCTGTGCCATATTTACTAGATTCACTCAATTACTTTAATCAAGAACAGATAGAAGACCGTTATTGTGAAACTCTTTATGAAATTGCGACATTATATGCTGAATACGACCGCAAAAAGGCACTTCCCTACATACATGAGCTGTTAAAACAGCCTCGTATTCAGCCAAACTGTTTATATATGATCAAAATCTATAAATTGATGATTGAGGAAAATCCTCTTGATTTGAAAACCTATTTGATCGAAGCAGCCCTACCTTACTTTAAACACAATGAGCTACACAGTGAGTACTTGTTTGCTCTTAGAACTTTGCTTTCCTATGCGGCTTCTGAACTTGATGAGCATGCGTTTATGTCCTACACGAGAACGCTACTTCAACATCTTGCATCATACGTCCCCTATTACAAAAAAGCATGA
- a CDS encoding thioredoxin family protein, with protein sequence MTLNEWFKKGLTERTYVHNMEKNRENLLTVYNQYAIHQKEKELLQKLQKKKLRALVITADWCGDAMVNVPIFMRIASEALIDSRYFIRDEHLDLMDQYLTNGTARSIPIIVIIDQDGNEVGKWGPRSTDAQRFVDEKKPDKDAPNFEEAFQVFAKEAAHHYTTDRYLWKDIEKEIVEVLEKI encoded by the coding sequence ATGACATTAAATGAATGGTTTAAAAAGGGATTAACTGAACGTACATATGTACACAACATGGAGAAAAATCGAGAAAATTTACTCACGGTGTACAACCAGTACGCAATTCATCAAAAAGAAAAAGAGTTGCTTCAAAAGTTGCAAAAGAAAAAGCTCAGAGCGCTTGTCATTACAGCGGACTGGTGTGGAGATGCGATGGTCAATGTACCAATTTTCATGCGTATCGCAAGTGAAGCACTCATTGATTCGCGCTATTTCATTCGGGACGAGCATCTAGATCTGATGGATCAGTATTTAACGAACGGGACCGCAAGATCGATTCCGATTATCGTGATCATTGATCAGGACGGAAATGAAGTAGGTAAGTGGGGACCACGCTCAACTGATGCACAGCGCTTTGTTGATGAGAAAAAACCAGACAAGGATGCACCTAATTTTGAGGAAGCTTTTCAAGTATTTGCGAAAGAAGCCGCACATCACTATACGACAGATCGTTACTTATGGAAAGATATTGAGAAAGAAATAGTAGAAGTTTTGGAAAAAATATAA
- a CDS encoding YnfA family protein yields the protein MMLTIVLFLLAGIAEIGGGYLVWLWLREAKPISLGIAGSLILVAYGVIPTFQQFPTFGRVYAAYGGVFVVLAVFWGWWVDRKTPDLYDWMGALICLAGVSVMLFAPRHS from the coding sequence ATGATGTTGACGATCGTTCTTTTTTTATTAGCAGGAATAGCAGAAATTGGCGGCGGCTATCTCGTGTGGCTTTGGCTGCGTGAAGCAAAACCTATTAGCTTGGGGATCGCCGGCAGCCTCATCCTCGTCGCTTATGGGGTCATTCCTACCTTCCAGCAGTTCCCGACGTTCGGACGGGTTTATGCGGCCTATGGCGGTGTGTTTGTGGTTCTTGCTGTGTTTTGGGGCTGGTGGGTCGATCGAAAAACGCCTGATCTCTACGACTGGATGGGTGCTTTGATCTGTTTAGCCGGGGTCAGTGTGATGTTATTTGCACCTCGCCATTCATAG
- a CDS encoding zinc-binding alcohol dehydrogenase family protein: MKAVGLLEYLPIEHEQSLVDQEVEKPKAAGRDILVKVEAVSVNPVDMKVRSPKDQKEEKLKILGYDASGTVVEVGEACTLFQPGDHVYYAGDITRQGSNSEYQLVDERIVAKKPANLSFAEAAAMPLTTITAYEALFERMHMKRNAEGATLLIIGGAGGVGSIAIQLAKLANATVIATASRPETKEWCLSLGADHIIDHHEPLLAQLQEKGIGEVDFILCLNDTDGHFKGMAEAIKPQGTICTIVENQHNLDIQLLKNKSAAFVWEFMFTRPMYKTADMIKQHELLTEAAELFEQGSLTHTLTKILSPINAAHLKQAHQTLEKGKMIGKFVLEGFEKGGSV, translated from the coding sequence GTGAAAGCTGTTGGACTATTGGAGTACTTACCGATCGAGCATGAGCAAAGCTTGGTGGATCAGGAAGTTGAAAAACCTAAAGCAGCGGGCAGGGATATACTGGTGAAGGTTGAAGCTGTGTCAGTGAATCCAGTGGATATGAAGGTGAGATCACCGAAGGATCAGAAGGAAGAAAAACTGAAAATTCTTGGCTATGATGCAAGTGGTACGGTTGTTGAAGTCGGCGAAGCGTGTACTTTATTTCAGCCAGGTGATCATGTGTATTATGCGGGAGATATCACGCGTCAAGGTTCAAATAGTGAGTATCAGCTTGTGGATGAACGGATAGTGGCAAAAAAGCCTGCTAATCTCTCATTTGCAGAAGCAGCCGCGATGCCTCTGACAACGATTACGGCATATGAAGCGTTATTTGAACGGATGCATATGAAGCGAAATGCAGAAGGGGCCACATTGCTCATTATCGGCGGTGCAGGCGGAGTAGGTTCTATCGCCATCCAACTAGCCAAATTAGCAAATGCCACTGTGATTGCCACCGCATCAAGACCTGAAACAAAAGAGTGGTGTCTGTCATTAGGTGCTGATCATATCATTGATCATCATGAGCCGCTTCTTGCGCAGCTTCAGGAAAAAGGAATAGGAGAAGTGGATTTCATTTTATGTCTAAATGATACAGACGGACATTTCAAAGGCATGGCAGAAGCGATCAAACCGCAAGGAACGATCTGTACCATTGTCGAGAATCAGCACAACTTAGACATTCAATTACTCAAAAATAAAAGTGCTGCATTTGTATGGGAGTTTATGTTCACACGCCCTATGTACAAAACAGCGGACATGATCAAACAGCATGAGCTTTTAACAGAAGCTGCTGAGTTATTTGAACAGGGGTCATTGACGCATACGTTAACAAAGATTCTCAGTCCGATCAATGCCGCTCATTTAAAGCAGGCACATCAAACCCTTGAAAAAGGAAAGATGATAGGTAAATTTGTACTAGAAGGATTTGAGAAAGGGGGGAGTGTATGA
- a CDS encoding YfiT family bacillithiol transferase produces MTSLQYPIGLYGPVENKTKEQLEAWIDQLAEIPQQYEAVTNQLTDAQLDTPYRTGGWTVRQLIHHVADSHLNAYLRFKLALTEETPHIRPYDQAGFAELPDSKAPISLSLPFISSLHRRWVTLLRGMTAEDFTASYYHPADQQTVSLYDATGMYVWHSTHHLAHITELIKRNQWN; encoded by the coding sequence ATGACGTCATTACAATACCCGATTGGCTTATATGGACCGGTTGAAAATAAAACAAAGGAACAGCTAGAGGCATGGATTGATCAGTTAGCTGAGATTCCACAACAATATGAAGCGGTCACCAATCAATTGACAGATGCTCAGCTGGATACACCCTATCGGACTGGAGGATGGACCGTCCGTCAGCTCATTCATCACGTAGCAGACAGTCATCTAAATGCCTACTTACGATTCAAGCTTGCGCTCACAGAAGAAACACCGCACATCCGTCCATATGATCAGGCGGGATTCGCCGAGCTTCCAGATAGCAAAGCACCTATCAGCCTATCACTGCCCTTCATCAGCAGTCTGCATCGCAGGTGGGTGACATTACTTAGAGGGATGACAGCGGAAGACTTCACAGCGTCTTATTATCACCCAGCCGATCAACAAACGGTGTCCTTATATGACGCAACAGGAATGTACGTCTGGCACTCAACGCATCACCTTGCCCATATCACGGAATTAATCAAAAGAAATCAATGGAATTAA
- a CDS encoding nitroreductase family protein → MPEIKQKTEALTVRDAVRYRRSIRKFKETPVTIEQLQPLLEDAVYAPNHKITEPWRFLYAVTDEAKATFVERFIAFFKRNNPDAKEEKINQYRDYFSKVPALLLVVLKEDENPVVRNDDFAAVSALIQNFQLLAWDQGIGMVWKSGRILYDKAFQQDMGLKENERFAAILHIGYPEEVPEEKSRQKASSLLTEIK, encoded by the coding sequence ATGCCAGAAATCAAACAAAAAACAGAAGCGTTAACGGTACGAGACGCTGTCAGATATAGACGATCCATTCGGAAATTTAAAGAAACGCCGGTGACCATCGAGCAGCTTCAGCCGTTATTAGAGGATGCAGTCTATGCACCGAATCATAAAATCACGGAGCCGTGGCGCTTTCTATATGCGGTGACGGATGAAGCGAAAGCAACATTTGTTGAACGCTTCATTGCGTTCTTCAAGCGCAACAACCCAGATGCAAAGGAAGAAAAGATCAATCAATATAGAGATTACTTTTCAAAAGTTCCAGCCCTTTTACTTGTGGTGTTAAAAGAAGACGAGAACCCAGTGGTGAGAAATGATGATTTTGCCGCTGTGAGCGCACTCATTCAAAACTTCCAGCTGCTTGCTTGGGATCAAGGAATCGGTATGGTCTGGAAGAGCGGCCGCATCTTATACGACAAAGCCTTTCAACAGGACATGGGCTTAAAGGAAAACGAGCGATTTGCTGCCATCCTTCATATTGGTTATCCAGAAGAGGTGCCTGAGGAAAAATCACGTCAGAAAGCATCAAGTCTTCTTACAGAAATTAAATAA
- a CDS encoding thiol-disulfide oxidoreductase DCC family protein, translated as MKKIIYLDQEKKKLAESKKREQRSIKSLRLLVFYDGQSPSCAKAMDLLKALDWKNRIHFESFRHSQLLKLNKISEEKAEKRIVSIALAKNQKNSGIYTLLKIACNIPALWGTIPFIVLSIWLGFGQHAYDYFAKKRYVHSVKQVTRPDTDQQKTI; from the coding sequence ATGAAAAAAATCATTTATCTCGATCAAGAAAAAAAGAAGCTCGCTGAATCGAAAAAAAGAGAACAGCGTTCCATCAAATCACTTAGACTGCTTGTGTTTTATGACGGGCAAAGCCCTTCATGTGCAAAAGCGATGGACTTGTTGAAAGCTCTCGACTGGAAGAACCGTATTCATTTCGAATCCTTTCGACACTCGCAGCTGCTCAAACTGAACAAAATAAGTGAAGAAAAGGCAGAAAAGCGAATCGTGTCAATTGCATTAGCCAAAAACCAAAAAAACTCAGGGATCTATACATTGCTGAAAATTGCTTGCAATATCCCTGCATTATGGGGAACGATCCCATTCATTGTACTCAGCATCTGGTTAGGCTTTGGTCAGCATGCGTACGATTACTTTGCGAAAAAACGGTATGTTCATTCAGTCAAACAAGTCACCCGTCCTGATACAGATCAACAGAAGACCATTTAA
- a CDS encoding YfhD family protein has product MKKDQHQKTNQELAAQESDGEYVEFSKELADPNDVKAMARMKAADQRAKKQ; this is encoded by the coding sequence TTGAAAAAAGACCAACACCAAAAAACCAACCAAGAGCTTGCAGCACAAGAATCGGATGGCGAATATGTTGAATTTTCCAAAGAACTTGCAGATCCGAATGACGTAAAAGCAATGGCACGTATGAAAGCAGCCGACCAGCGCGCCAAAAAACAATAA